One window from the genome of Glycine soja cultivar W05 chromosome 12, ASM419377v2, whole genome shotgun sequence encodes:
- the LOC114378836 gene encoding uncharacterized protein LOC114378836 — MNAYGDKQSDLGIIDKVLRTLTPRFDHIVVAVEQGQNLEEMKIEELQGILEAQEMRLNERNSQRSVEQAMQAQTTKGNNYECRSKSVPRNANEAQLAQDEDSDSDKVLLMTTTNSEEDNVNLWYLDTGCSNHMTGHREWFVNIDDKVKSKIKFADNNSVTAEGIGKVMIQRKDGQHSFINDVLYVPNMKNNMLSL, encoded by the exons atgaatgCTTATGGTGACAAGCAATCAGACTTAGGGATCATTGACAAGGTATTAAGAACCTTGACACCAAGATTCGATCATATAGTGGTGGCAGTTGAGCAAGGCCAGAATCTTGAAgaaatgaagattgaagaactgCAAGGAATACTTGAAGCTCAAGAGATGAGGCTCAATGAAAGAAATTCACAAAGATCAGTTGAGCAAGCTATGCAAGCCCAAACAACCAAAGGGAACAACT ATGAATGCAGAAGTAAAAGTGTTCCAAGAAATGCAAATGAGGCTCAATTGGCACAGGATGAGGATTCTGACTCTGATAAAGTGTTACTAATGACAACAACAAACTCAGAAGAAGACAATGTTAATTTGTGGTATCTTGACACAGGTTGTTCCAATCACATGACTGGACATAGAGAGTGGTTTGTAAACATTGATGATAAGGTGAAGAGCAAGATCAAGTTTGCAGATAACAACTCTGTAACTGCAGAAGGCATTGGAAAGGTGATGATTCAGAGGAAGGATGGACAACACTCATTTATCAATGATGTGTTGTATGTTCCCAATATGAAGAATAATATGCTGAGTTTGTGA
- the LOC114378837 gene encoding uncharacterized protein LOC114378837 gives MVGSKRSRGRPPKTVSPVPVNPPSPVAPPEMESEIHDEDEDGDLANSKQGPVNGSETMAQETLIEDQDGIGHKLWVDMISGNRNPAKGRVMQYVAPKVVDGEIDVKIEDEDVAPELKFWETTLILYVLGGDISMHMLKNFMEKAWNFVSLPDMYYHDDGYFMLRFKSHADMDVVLMKGPYTIRNMPLILQEWRPDFDLKKDMLSTIPIWVELPKLPLHLWGETSLNKIGSAIGIPLVTDECTTHRLRVSYARILVEVDITQKMLDEITITDNKGLKRKQPIEYEWRPKFCEKCQTIGHQCDGATKHKIWKPKPKKVDPDK, from the coding sequence ATGGTGGGATCAAAGAGGAGTCGTGGGCGGCCACCAAAAACGGTGTCTCCGGTACCTGTTAATCCTCCATCGCCGGTGGCTCCACCGGAAATGGAATCAGAAATCCATGACGAAGACGAAGATGGTGATTTGGCTAATAGTAAACAAGGACCTGTTAATGGAAGTGAAACGATGGCTCAAGAAACCCTAATCGAAGACCAAGATGGAATTGGGCATAAACTCTGGGTTGACATGATTAGTGGAAATAGAAATCCAGCTAAGGGTAGAGTTATGCAGTATGTGGCTCCCAAGGTGGTAGATGGTGAAATAGATGTGAAAATTGAGGATGAGGATGTTGCCCCAGAATTGAAATTTTGGGAAACTACTTTGATCTTGTATGTCTTAGGTGGAGATATCAGTATGCATATGCTGAAGAATTTCATGGAGAAGGCTTGGAACTTTGTCTCCTTGCCGGATATGTACTATCACGATGATGGATATTTCATGCTTCGCTTCAAATCTCATGCGGATATGGATGTTGTTTTGATGAAAGGGCCTTATACAATCAGGAATATGCCTTTGATTTTGCAGGAATGGAGGCCGGATTTTGATCTCAAGAAAGACATGTTGAGCACCATCCCTATATGGGTGGAATTGCCAAAACTTCCTTTGCATCTATGGGGAGAAACTAGCCTAAACAAAATCGGTAGTGCCATTGGAATTCCTCTGGTGACAGATGAATGCACTACACATAGGCTTAGAGTTTCATATGCCAGAATATTGGTGGAAGTTGATATTACCCAGAAGATGCTTGATGAAATTACTATTACAGATAATAAGGGTTTAAAAAGAAAGCAACCTATTGAATACGAGTGGAGGCCAAAATTCTGTGAGAAGTGCCAGACAATTGGGCATCAATGTGATGGAGCTACTAAGCATAAGATTTGGAAGCCTAAGCCGAAGAAAGTTGATCCTGATAAATAG